The Tenebrio molitor chromosome 3, icTenMoli1.1, whole genome shotgun sequence genome contains a region encoding:
- the mars gene encoding guanylate kinase-associated protein mars isoform X2, protein MEDLSDILKKHFFGLYKKRNEAFETVQERVVKMNEQRKTNRHDAVFAKRKIPTDMSPVAATPRHEKTPPKRPQPVNKRLEMLAKWKADKDKRKEIQKRKTKPIFKVSHVPVTVGLPNLENVNTEIKGVPFKSKFAPPNHKFRPPANIKPVQLQSTKGSVGLIGENRDKTDGASVKHRMTTRSQARSVSSNSVFENNRKNKEPVAKTKTQRRGKKENKEEPRLNNQELSELSKSEEAQNVPLMSPDFPVENNETSSESQDVTTPKKQEPPVYVSPFVTMSRGKNSARKEYESRKLRKSFSSTPNKPDYTSPKAGAAYFTWLLDNQISRLQEVCRQWTTYKDEQELPEEAVAMIDVALGQTNLLISKKFVQFRGLIDKSKDEDAENAVTCEDLHGFWDMMHLQVDNLDKRFENLEKLRANNWEEVVCEVKKKAVKKKGRPLKNAKASNGLREAIQAARRKKEIAAENVASLEIVAGQKTPSHESSRLLSVKTSGNKHRHSSPGLMMMKIAQYAKSVETPAKSILKTDPLKSAKSQSKTVFFQDDVNKSIENIENSFNISNLQHREKTPRRSSRLSKSKLF, encoded by the exons ATGGAAGATTTATCGGACAtcttgaaaaaacatttttttggtttgtACAAAAAGAGGAACGAGGCTTTCGAGACAGTGCAGGAGCGTGTGGTGAAAATGAACGAACAGCGGAAAACTAACCGTCACGACGCGGTCTTCGCGAAGAGAAAGATTCCTACGGACATGTCCCCCGTCGCAGCGACGCCGAGGCACGAGAAGACGCCGCCGAAGAGGCCGCAACCGGTCAACAAGCGACTGGAAATGTTAGCCAAGTGGAAGGCGGACAAAGACAAACGGAAAGAGATCCAGAAGAGGAAGACGAAACCGATTTTTAAAGTGTCTCACGTgcctgtaacggtggggcttccaAATCTCGAAAACGTAAATACGGAAATCAAAGGAGTACCGTTCAAATCGAAATTCGCTCCTCCGAATCACAAGTTTCGACCACCGGCAAATATAAAGCCGGTGCAGCTGCAAAGTACAAAGGGGAGTGTAGGCCTCATTGGAGAAAACAGAGATAAGACTGATGGCGCATCTGTTAAACATCGAATGACGACGAGATCGCAGGCTCGTAGTGTTTCATCAAACAGTGTGTTcgaaaataacagaaaaaataaagaacCGGTGGCAAAGACGAAAACTCAACGAAgaggaaagaaagaaaataaagaagaaCCTCGCTTAAATAACCAGGAGCTATCTGAATTGTCCAAAAGTGAAGAAGCGCA AAACGTGCCTTTAATGTCGCCGGATTTTCCCGTTGAAAACAACGAAACGTCTAGTGAAAGCCAAGATGTAACGACACCAAAGAAACAAGAACCTCCCGTGTATGTTAGTCCATTTGTTACCATGTCTAGGGGAAAAAACAGCGCGCGCAAAGAATACGAAAGTCGAAAGTTAAGGAAATCATTCTCGTCAACACCAAATAAGCCAGATTACACTTCTCCGAAAGCAGGCGCGGCATATTTCACTTGGCTTCTAGACAACCAAATATCTCGCCTTCAAGAAGTTTGTCGTCAGTGGACTACCTACAAG GACGAGCAGGAGCTGCCGGAAGAAGCGGTCGCAATGATCGACGTTGCGTTAGGACAAACAAATCTGCTgatctcaaaaaaatttgtgcAGTTTCGAGGATTAATAGACAAGAGTAAAGACGAAGACGCTGAAAATGCGGTCACATGTGAGGACTTGCACGGATTCTGGGATATGATGCATTTGCAGGTGGACAATTTGGACAAGAGGTTTGAGAATTTGGAAAAGTTGAGGGCAAACAATTGGGAGGAGGTCGTGTGTGAAGTTAAGAAAAAAGCGGTCAAAAAGAAGGGTAGACCATTGAAGAATGCCAAAGCTTCTAATGGGCTCAGGGAAGCTATACAAGCTGCCAGAAGAAAGAAGGAAATCGCGGCTGAAAATGTAGCGAGTTTGGAAATAGTTGCGGGACAGAAGACACCCTCACATGAGAGTAGTAGGTTGCTTAGTGTGAAGACAAGTGGAAACAAGCACAGGCACAGCTCGCCGGGGTTAATGATGATGAAAATAGCGCAATATGCGAAAAGTGTTGAA ACTCCTGCTAAAAGCATTTTGAAGACTGATCCTCTTAAATCGGCTAAAAGTCagtcaaaaactgttttcTTTCAAGATGACGTTAACAAAAGTATCGAGAACATAGAAAATTCTTTTAACATATCGAACCTACAACATAGAG aaaaaacacCTAGAAGATCGTCACGTCTTTCAAAGAGCAAACTTTTCTGA
- the mars gene encoding guanylate kinase-associated protein mars isoform X1, whose amino-acid sequence MEDLSDILKKHFFGLYKKRNEAFETVQERVVKMNEQRKTNRHDAVFAKRKIPTDMSPVAATPRHEKTPPKRPQPVNKRLEMLAKWKADKDKRKEIQKRKTKPIFKVSHVPVTVGLPNLENVNTEIKGVPFKSKFAPPNHKFRPPANIKPVQLQSTKGSVGLIGENRDKTDGASVKHRMTTRSQARSVSSNSVFENNRKNKEPVAKTKTQRRGKKENKEEPRLNNQELSELSKSEEAQNVPLMSPDFPVENNETSSESQDVTTPKKQEPPVYVSPFVTMSRGKNSARKEYESRKLRKSFSSTPNKPDYTSPKAGAAYFTWLLDNQISRLQEVCRQWTTYKNLQDEQELPEEAVAMIDVALGQTNLLISKKFVQFRGLIDKSKDEDAENAVTCEDLHGFWDMMHLQVDNLDKRFENLEKLRANNWEEVVCEVKKKAVKKKGRPLKNAKASNGLREAIQAARRKKEIAAENVASLEIVAGQKTPSHESSRLLSVKTSGNKHRHSSPGLMMMKIAQYAKSVETPAKSILKTDPLKSAKSQSKTVFFQDDVNKSIENIENSFNISNLQHREKTPRRSSRLSKSKLF is encoded by the exons ATGGAAGATTTATCGGACAtcttgaaaaaacatttttttggtttgtACAAAAAGAGGAACGAGGCTTTCGAGACAGTGCAGGAGCGTGTGGTGAAAATGAACGAACAGCGGAAAACTAACCGTCACGACGCGGTCTTCGCGAAGAGAAAGATTCCTACGGACATGTCCCCCGTCGCAGCGACGCCGAGGCACGAGAAGACGCCGCCGAAGAGGCCGCAACCGGTCAACAAGCGACTGGAAATGTTAGCCAAGTGGAAGGCGGACAAAGACAAACGGAAAGAGATCCAGAAGAGGAAGACGAAACCGATTTTTAAAGTGTCTCACGTgcctgtaacggtggggcttccaAATCTCGAAAACGTAAATACGGAAATCAAAGGAGTACCGTTCAAATCGAAATTCGCTCCTCCGAATCACAAGTTTCGACCACCGGCAAATATAAAGCCGGTGCAGCTGCAAAGTACAAAGGGGAGTGTAGGCCTCATTGGAGAAAACAGAGATAAGACTGATGGCGCATCTGTTAAACATCGAATGACGACGAGATCGCAGGCTCGTAGTGTTTCATCAAACAGTGTGTTcgaaaataacagaaaaaataaagaacCGGTGGCAAAGACGAAAACTCAACGAAgaggaaagaaagaaaataaagaagaaCCTCGCTTAAATAACCAGGAGCTATCTGAATTGTCCAAAAGTGAAGAAGCGCA AAACGTGCCTTTAATGTCGCCGGATTTTCCCGTTGAAAACAACGAAACGTCTAGTGAAAGCCAAGATGTAACGACACCAAAGAAACAAGAACCTCCCGTGTATGTTAGTCCATTTGTTACCATGTCTAGGGGAAAAAACAGCGCGCGCAAAGAATACGAAAGTCGAAAGTTAAGGAAATCATTCTCGTCAACACCAAATAAGCCAGATTACACTTCTCCGAAAGCAGGCGCGGCATATTTCACTTGGCTTCTAGACAACCAAATATCTCGCCTTCAAGAAGTTTGTCGTCAGTGGACTACCTACAAG AACTTACAGGACGAGCAGGAGCTGCCGGAAGAAGCGGTCGCAATGATCGACGTTGCGTTAGGACAAACAAATCTGCTgatctcaaaaaaatttgtgcAGTTTCGAGGATTAATAGACAAGAGTAAAGACGAAGACGCTGAAAATGCGGTCACATGTGAGGACTTGCACGGATTCTGGGATATGATGCATTTGCAGGTGGACAATTTGGACAAGAGGTTTGAGAATTTGGAAAAGTTGAGGGCAAACAATTGGGAGGAGGTCGTGTGTGAAGTTAAGAAAAAAGCGGTCAAAAAGAAGGGTAGACCATTGAAGAATGCCAAAGCTTCTAATGGGCTCAGGGAAGCTATACAAGCTGCCAGAAGAAAGAAGGAAATCGCGGCTGAAAATGTAGCGAGTTTGGAAATAGTTGCGGGACAGAAGACACCCTCACATGAGAGTAGTAGGTTGCTTAGTGTGAAGACAAGTGGAAACAAGCACAGGCACAGCTCGCCGGGGTTAATGATGATGAAAATAGCGCAATATGCGAAAAGTGTTGAA ACTCCTGCTAAAAGCATTTTGAAGACTGATCCTCTTAAATCGGCTAAAAGTCagtcaaaaactgttttcTTTCAAGATGACGTTAACAAAAGTATCGAGAACATAGAAAATTCTTTTAACATATCGAACCTACAACATAGAG aaaaaacacCTAGAAGATCGTCACGTCTTTCAAAGAGCAAACTTTTCTGA